The following DNA comes from Tunturibacter psychrotolerans.
CTGGATGCGGCCTCAGTGATCTCGCTGACATAGTTGAGCATGCGTCGGGTAGCGTAGAAGACGATCGCAAAGCCAAACAAGACGATGAGTAGCCAAAGGCAGAGGAAGCGGAATCGGAGGTTCCTGAGTACGCGCAATTCGTCTCGTTCCGAAAGGCCAAGATAGATGTGGCTCCCATCCTCCATGCGCACCGACGCCACTCGAAAGGGGTGCTTGAATCCCTTGACATTCAAGTCGTAAGGCACATCGGTAACCATTTTGAGTGCGCGAATGGCAGTTAAGTGCGGTGTCCCGTCACCGACACCAACCCAAAGTTTCAGATCACCGTCGTCTCCGGCTTGAAGAAAGAAGACCGAGTCGTTCTCATTGCCATTCGAGCGCAGTTTGTTTGGCACTTCTCTACTTGCAAGTTCCGCGACTTCTCTCACTACCCGACTGTAGAGGCGGTCCTTTGGCGTTCGCCCGGCTACATCACCGAGTACTGCCACCTCTCCAGTGAGCCACGCGTCGCTCCGGCGTTGAATGTCGTTCGCTACGAAGCGATGGACCATCGCAAAAACCAGCATTGTTCCAATGGCAAAGACTAGGGTTGCCCAGAGGGAGATACGCCATGCGGCACTGCGCATGATCGGATTAGCGGTCTTTGAGGACATAACCAATACCTCGTAAAGTCTTGATCAGCGGCTCGCGGCCTTCAATATCCACCTTGCCGCGCAACCGGTAGATATGGACGTCGACAACGTTAGTGTCCGGCTGAATTCGCATTCCCCATACCTCGGAGAGAAGCATGGATCGAGTGACAACTCTCCCGGCATGGCGGCAAAGGTATTCCAGGAGAACAAACTCCTGTGGGCTTAGATTCAGGACTTCGCCCCCACGGGAGGCTCTACGCCTGATGAAGTCCAGTTCCAGGTCGAGTACACGCAAACGTGAGGCTTCTTCGCTCGCAGCCAGGTTTCGTCTCAAGAGGTTGCGCAGCCGAGCCAGCAATTCGGCGAGAGCAAAGGGTTTGGTCAGGTAGTCGTCGCCACCTAGTTCCAGTCCCTTGACTCTGTCGTCGACTGATCTTCTGGCCGAAAGTATCAATACAGGGCTGCTTACGCCAGATTGTCGAAGCTGAAGAATCAGGTCAATGCCATCTTGATCCGGAAGGCCAAGGTCGACGATCAGAACGTCATACTTCTTTCCAGACGCAAGTTGAGCGGCGGCTCGCCCATCTTTGGCGGCATCCACCTCGTAACCCGCATCAGTGAGCGACTGCTTGAGGAAACGCTGAATCTCGAGTTCGTCCTCCACGAGCAGGAGTTGCATGGAGTGATGGTAAGCCATTTTGATTCACGATTCGCACACTTCAGGAGGCTGCAAGATGACGATTCGGTCATCTACGTCCACTCATCGATGGACGAATCGAGAAAGGCTAGACAAAGAACAGGATAGTCGGAATAACGACCCTGACGTAAAGGTGACCAGGACGATCGATTTCCGGCGCGCACACTTCCAACCCGTTATGAGGTCCGTGCGCGTTGATACCGCAAGTGCAAGTGCTGTGGCGGCAAAGAATCGATGCATGAGGCGATGGATTGGAGCGATGCTGCAAATGTCATTTCGGAGTATCGACCTCTCAATTTGAAAGCTCTGGCAGAGCGCCCAATGCCGATTCCGAAGAACACTCGTGGTCGTGCATCTTGCCTTGCTCTTTCGCAACTTTACATGTGGACGGACGAATTTCAGGGGGCGCTACGGTGATTGCGGCCTCTATGAACAAATCGTCATCCTATCCCTTCCTGCAAAGTGCTATCAAAAGAATAAAGGTCTCGTCTCAACGAGTAGCCGTTGTATTGAGAATACGGAGCCTGTTCTCTCAAGTAGTCGACCGTCGCCGGGTTGTCGTCTCTTCGTGGTCCAGCTTCCCCACTACACAAACGCGACATTAATCTCGATTATCCGGGCTGAGGACATATTCCGCTTGACTACGGCTTACCTGAACCGCATCGCTACTGCCGTACCAGAGCACGATGTGCATGACACCTTCGTCGTCTTTGCAGAGAAGATGCTCGCCGACCCTCGGCTACGTGTGGTCTTCCGCCGCATGGTGAGTCGCGCCGACATCGCCCATCGCTATTCGTTCCTCGATCCGCAGAAAGGTTCCGGCCAATTCTCGCCGCATGACGCGAATGAGTTTTATCGGCTAGGTAACTTTCCCAACACGACGCGGCGTATGGAACTGTTTGAGCAGAGCGCTCCTGTGCTGATGAAGAAGGCCGTAGATCGGCTTGCGCTCAATGAGATGGAACGCTCCGGTATTACGCATGTACTGGTGACCTGCTGCACGGGGCTCTATGCGCCGGGGCTGGACTTTGAGATCGTCGACCACCTCGGGCTTTCGGCGGATGTGGAGCGCACGATGGTTGGATTCATGGGATGCTATGCCGCGATCAATGCGCTGAAGCTGGCGCGGCACATTGTGCGCTCAGATCCGAAAGCGGGTGTTCTGATGGTCAACCTGGAGCTGTGTACGCTGCACTTCCAGGAGACGCAGGAACTGGAGCAGGTGCTCTCTTTCCTGGTCTTTGCCGATGGTGCGGCGGCGAGCCTGATTACTGCTCGCGAACAGGGTCTCGCGTTGGACAGCTTCAAGGCGGTGATGGTGCCGGAGACACGTGGGCTGATTACCTGGAAGATCCGCGATCTTGGGTTTGACATGCTGCTCTCAGGACAGGTGCCGGGAGAGCTGGGCCGCGCGCTGCATGAGGGCGAACTGATGGCGGAGCGCGACGGCATCGACCTGTGGGCGGTGCATCCCGGCGGACGGTCGATTCTGGATGCGGTGGAGAAGGGACTGGAACTGCCGACGGATGCGCTGGCAGCGTCGCGCGAAGTGCTATCGTGCTTCGGCAACATGTCGTCGGCGACGGTGATGTTTGTGCTGCAGCGAATAATGCAGCAAGCACGCCGGGGGCAGCGTGGGTGTGCGATGTCTTTTGGGCCGGGGTTAACGGCGGAGACGATGCGCTTCCATGGGGTCTAGTGCACAGATCGACTTCAGTCGGCGGGTCTCTCCACGTGAATTGCCGGAGCTGATGGATGGTGACTGTTGTTATGAGGATTTCCGTGACTG
Coding sequences within:
- a CDS encoding response regulator — its product is MAYHHSMQLLLVEDELEIQRFLKQSLTDAGYEVDAAKDGRAAAQLASGKKYDVLIVDLGLPDQDGIDLILQLRQSGVSSPVLILSARRSVDDRVKGLELGGDDYLTKPFALAELLARLRNLLRRNLAASEEASRLRVLDLELDFIRRRASRGGEVLNLSPQEFVLLEYLCRHAGRVVTRSMLLSEVWGMRIQPDTNVVDVHIYRLRGKVDIEGREPLIKTLRGIGYVLKDR
- a CDS encoding type III polyketide synthase — protein: MTTAYLNRIATAVPEHDVHDTFVVFAEKMLADPRLRVVFRRMVSRADIAHRYSFLDPQKGSGQFSPHDANEFYRLGNFPNTTRRMELFEQSAPVLMKKAVDRLALNEMERSGITHVLVTCCTGLYAPGLDFEIVDHLGLSADVERTMVGFMGCYAAINALKLARHIVRSDPKAGVLMVNLELCTLHFQETQELEQVLSFLVFADGAAASLITAREQGLALDSFKAVMVPETRGLITWKIRDLGFDMLLSGQVPGELGRALHEGELMAERDGIDLWAVHPGGRSILDAVEKGLELPTDALAASREVLSCFGNMSSATVMFVLQRIMQQARRGQRGCAMSFGPGLTAETMRFHGV